A genomic segment from Polyangium mundeleinium encodes:
- a CDS encoding helix-turn-helix transcriptional regulator gives MPRRPTTHPLLITLGARIRNLRLDRQMSLTDLADASGVTKGALSSIENGRVNMTIATCVKIAVGLGLRVKDVFPGGLEDLVWSGQESGPRSHVQERAG, from the coding sequence ATGCCACGTCGACCAACGACCCATCCGCTTCTCATCACCCTCGGCGCGCGCATCCGGAATTTGCGCCTCGATCGGCAGATGTCGCTGACCGACCTCGCTGACGCGAGCGGAGTTACGAAAGGCGCCTTGTCCAGTATCGAGAATGGGCGCGTCAACATGACGATCGCGACCTGCGTGAAGATTGCCGTGGGCCTCGGCTTGCGGGTCAAGGACGTGTTTCCTGGCGGACTGGAGGATCTGGTGTGGAGCGGTCAAGAAAGCGGACCGAGGAGCCATGTCCAAGAGCGCGCTGGATGA
- a CDS encoding GNAT family N-acetyltransferase: MKLRDYRPEDRAACLAAFDSNTPRFFSVEERERFGRFLDDLPGRYAVICDDDGTVVGCGGLAPTRQDPRVATLTWGLVHSSLHGKGYGKALTEGRLAWLADMPEIELVRIDTSHLTEDFYARRGFRLLRRIEDFYQPGLDRCDMELVVRDRSTELPR, from the coding sequence ATGAAGCTGCGTGACTATCGACCGGAGGATCGGGCGGCGTGCCTCGCCGCGTTTGACAGCAACACCCCGCGGTTCTTTTCGGTCGAGGAGCGCGAGCGATTCGGGCGCTTCCTCGACGATTTGCCGGGCCGTTATGCCGTGATCTGCGACGACGACGGCACCGTCGTCGGGTGCGGGGGGCTCGCGCCCACGAGGCAAGACCCACGCGTGGCGACGTTGACGTGGGGCCTCGTTCATTCGTCGTTGCACGGGAAGGGTTATGGGAAGGCGCTCACCGAGGGCCGGCTCGCCTGGCTCGCGGACATGCCCGAGATCGAGCTCGTGCGCATTGACACGAGCCACTTGACCGAGGACTTTTATGCGCGGCGCGGGTTCCGGCTCCTGCGACGAATCGAAGATTTCTATCAGCCCGGGCTCGATCGATGTGACATGGAGCTCGTGGTGCGTGATCGGTCGACCGAGCTCCCCCGCTAG
- a CDS encoding MBL fold metallo-hydrolase, which produces MGIRKIFLILMAAGVMGSATLGLVGCGGSHVAEPKGAARGRLKSQAPAFYRMQLGDYELTALSDGTVSLPLDQMMSNITPAEVRGLLTAGFEAYPTEISINALLVNTGSKLLLIDAGAGTLFGTSGGRLLNNLKAAGYDPDEIDAVLLTHLHGDHSGGLTVDGKRVFPNAVVYVDKADRDYRFDPQAEAAAPANQKDMFPQSRAALMPYEAAGKVALFQGGGELFPGVKTIPAHGHTPGHTLFQIESKGEKIVFFGDLVHAAAVQLPQPQATINFDANESAAAADRWGMFKKFADDRTLVAAAHISFPGLGYVRSDKAGGFQWIPRYYSLQGLTR; this is translated from the coding sequence ATGGGTATTCGCAAGATTTTTTTGATTTTGATGGCGGCCGGCGTCATGGGCTCGGCCACGCTCGGGCTCGTTGGATGCGGCGGCTCACATGTCGCCGAACCGAAGGGTGCAGCGCGCGGACGGCTGAAGTCGCAAGCGCCCGCCTTCTACCGCATGCAACTGGGCGACTATGAGCTCACGGCGCTGTCCGACGGCACCGTTTCACTGCCTCTGGATCAGATGATGTCCAACATCACCCCCGCCGAGGTGCGTGGCTTGCTCACGGCGGGGTTCGAAGCCTATCCGACCGAAATTTCGATCAATGCGCTCCTGGTCAATACGGGCAGCAAGCTGTTGCTCATCGATGCTGGCGCGGGAACGCTCTTCGGCACCAGCGGCGGCCGGCTGCTCAACAACCTCAAAGCCGCCGGCTACGACCCGGATGAAATCGATGCGGTTCTGCTGACGCACCTGCATGGTGACCACTCCGGCGGCCTGACGGTCGATGGCAAACGCGTCTTTCCCAACGCCGTCGTCTACGTGGACAAGGCCGACCGCGACTACCGCTTCGATCCTCAGGCCGAGGCGGCCGCTCCCGCCAACCAGAAAGACATGTTCCCGCAGTCGCGGGCTGCCCTGATGCCGTACGAGGCTGCGGGAAAGGTGGCCCTGTTCCAGGGGGGCGGCGAGCTGTTTCCGGGCGTCAAGACCATTCCCGCGCACGGCCACACACCCGGGCATACCCTTTTTCAAATCGAGAGCAAGGGAGAAAAGATCGTGTTCTTTGGCGACCTGGTGCATGCGGCCGCCGTGCAGCTGCCCCAACCGCAAGCGACGATCAACTTCGACGCGAATGAAAGCGCTGCCGCTGCGGACCGATGGGGGATGTTCAAGAAATTCGCAGACGACCGCACGCTGGTGGCCGCTGCGCACATCTCGTTCCCTGGCTTGGGTTATGTCCGATCCGACAAGGCAGGAGGCTTCCAGTGGATCCCTCGCTACTACAGTCTTCAGGGCCTGACCCGCTGA
- a CDS encoding rhomboid family intramembrane serine protease encodes MILPITHENMEARRWPVVTLVIIAICFVIHSFVAATERSQTRDLNALVSQALTYHAAHPYLKTRPPLDEIVGYRQLPLLAEKPRPEKAPDDEEALARQQQHFDELGLSVQKTIDAFPTRRFGYVPARGDVLGLVTHPFLHGGWLHLLFNLWFLWLCGCNMEDRWGRAVYGPFYVAAGIVAALAHKLLGGSPNVPLIGASGAIAGAMGAFLVTFAKTRIGFVTFVRLRPIFFTAPAFVMLPLWLALQITYLMLAPRNGVAYAAHVGGFVFGVVVAGALRLSGVEKKLDAAVEQSVTTMQDPRIVEASDLTTQGRAAEALALLDELHAEMPSSIDVQLEILRATKMLGQSAREMAAYARLMQLYVRAGEADGAIALFREVRTEKRLFELPAVTLMQMGQTLDGADFPRDATDAYEAVHRNNAETLLAVKAILAHAKIAARLGAIEEARALFTAARESPFSTKELDDAALVELEALDQREPAKSGRVPS; translated from the coding sequence ATGATCCTCCCCATCACCCACGAAAACATGGAGGCGCGGAGGTGGCCCGTCGTCACCCTCGTCATCATCGCGATCTGCTTCGTGATCCATTCCTTCGTGGCCGCCACGGAGCGCTCGCAGACGCGGGACCTCAACGCGCTCGTCTCGCAAGCCCTCACCTACCACGCAGCGCACCCGTATTTGAAAACGCGCCCGCCGCTCGACGAAATCGTCGGCTACAGGCAGCTCCCGCTCCTCGCCGAAAAACCGCGCCCCGAGAAGGCACCGGACGACGAGGAAGCGTTGGCGCGGCAGCAGCAGCACTTCGATGAGCTCGGCCTCTCCGTGCAGAAAACGATCGACGCATTCCCCACGCGCCGCTTCGGCTACGTGCCCGCGCGCGGGGACGTGCTCGGGCTCGTGACACATCCGTTTCTCCACGGCGGCTGGCTGCACCTCTTGTTCAACCTCTGGTTCCTCTGGCTCTGCGGCTGCAACATGGAGGACCGATGGGGCCGCGCCGTCTACGGCCCGTTTTACGTCGCGGCCGGCATCGTCGCCGCGCTCGCGCACAAACTTTTGGGAGGCTCGCCGAACGTCCCCCTCATCGGCGCTTCGGGCGCCATCGCCGGCGCCATGGGCGCGTTTCTCGTCACGTTCGCCAAGACGCGCATCGGCTTCGTCACCTTCGTCCGCCTGCGCCCCATTTTCTTCACGGCGCCTGCGTTCGTCATGCTCCCGCTCTGGCTCGCCTTGCAGATCACCTACTTGATGCTCGCGCCGCGCAACGGCGTCGCCTACGCGGCGCACGTAGGAGGCTTCGTGTTCGGCGTCGTCGTCGCTGGGGCCCTGCGCTTGAGCGGCGTCGAGAAGAAGCTCGACGCCGCCGTCGAACAGAGCGTGACGACAATGCAAGATCCACGCATCGTCGAGGCCTCGGACCTCACCACGCAAGGCCGCGCCGCCGAGGCGCTCGCGCTCCTCGACGAGCTCCACGCAGAGATGCCTTCGAGTATCGACGTGCAACTCGAGATCCTGCGGGCCACGAAAATGCTCGGCCAGAGCGCGCGCGAGATGGCGGCCTACGCTCGACTCATGCAGCTCTACGTCCGCGCGGGCGAGGCCGATGGCGCGATCGCGCTCTTCCGCGAGGTGCGCACCGAGAAGCGGCTCTTCGAGCTGCCAGCCGTGACGCTCATGCAGATGGGACAGACGCTCGATGGCGCCGATTTTCCGCGCGACGCGACGGACGCGTACGAGGCGGTGCACCGGAATAACGCAGAGACCCTCTTGGCCGTGAAGGCGATCCTCGCGCACGCAAAAATCGCCGCGCGCCTCGGGGCGATCGAGGAGGCGCGCGCGCTCTTCACCGCGGCGCGCGAGTCGCCTTTCTCGACGAAGGAGCTCGACGACGCGGCCCTCGTCGAGCTCGAAGCGCTCGACCAACGCGAGCCCGCAAAGTCCGGGCGCGTTCCTTCGTGA
- a CDS encoding sigma-70 family RNA polymerase sigma factor: MTRVIDDCSNELGISREATLRYLDAMAAVVRSVGVDSAHGMDIVHHAFLVACRKPKAERPDPYDEEAFGAWLNAVAKYAALTNRKDASRSREVATPTEEIVRAIDASGAHVENYEAKVDASRVFERLSHDDGSLLHEHFYEGTTIKELAAERGVAWATMRERMDNVTHRARIVVNEPAARPKRRRRRRIGAIPLALFGLVAREARAQVGSFWTRLVGSLHRTPARFIGSLGTAAAIFTGTPHLGSCAGEERAFAARAHCVEGRIADDLARHAGLVKSRPKPPIPAEAPKVTSPRPPPGGRYEDRSPAPWIIANALRDAEATK, translated from the coding sequence ATGACACGCGTCATCGACGACTGCTCGAACGAACTCGGGATCTCCAGAGAGGCCACGCTCCGGTATCTGGATGCTATGGCCGCGGTGGTTCGTTCGGTCGGAGTCGATTCGGCGCATGGGATGGATATCGTCCATCATGCATTCCTGGTCGCCTGTCGCAAGCCCAAAGCAGAGCGACCCGATCCATACGACGAAGAAGCGTTCGGCGCATGGCTGAACGCGGTCGCGAAATACGCGGCCCTGACGAACCGCAAGGACGCATCCCGCTCGCGGGAAGTCGCGACGCCTACGGAGGAGATCGTGCGCGCAATCGATGCCAGTGGCGCGCACGTCGAGAACTACGAGGCGAAGGTCGACGCGTCCAGGGTATTCGAGCGTCTGAGCCATGACGATGGCTCCCTGCTCCATGAGCATTTTTACGAGGGGACGACGATCAAAGAACTCGCCGCGGAGCGCGGTGTGGCGTGGGCGACGATGCGGGAGCGGATGGATAACGTCACCCATCGGGCGCGCATTGTGGTGAACGAGCCTGCGGCGCGGCCGAAACGTCGCCGTCGGCGCCGGATCGGTGCCATTCCGCTGGCCCTGTTTGGCCTGGTCGCCCGCGAGGCGCGCGCGCAGGTGGGCTCGTTCTGGACACGGCTGGTCGGGTCTCTCCACCGCACCCCTGCCCGTTTCATCGGAAGCCTTGGCACGGCAGCCGCAATCTTCACAGGCACGCCGCACCTCGGGTCGTGCGCAGGCGAAGAGCGTGCATTCGCTGCTCGCGCGCATTGCGTGGAAGGCCGAATCGCGGACGATCTCGCGCGGCATGCTGGCCTCGTCAAGTCGAGACCCAAGCCCCCCATCCCGGCAGAGGCCCCGAAGGTCACAAGTCCACGACCTCCGCCGGGGGGTCGCTACGAGGACCGCTCGCCGGCGCCCTGGATCATCGCGAACGCGCTTCGGGACGCCGAGGCGACGAAGTAG
- a CDS encoding alpha/beta hydrolase-fold protein, with translation MEETLNNLREWGLRERAILGIALVGSHARGMARPESDVDLVILLDDPLALAGDAEWMTRFGSVRRVSDEDWGPVKAKRVHYADGKEVEFGFASPAWAATEPCDAGTLGVVKSGIRVVYDPKGLFRNLAIAARPDRPERHVLRSTCGRYERRIWFVPGIEDGRHELAVFLDGEFYLHDMDCLPVIRECMTAGGVLSMSCVFVSFQDSASRHKDYTCNADYSRFIAEDVVAWARKHDERITSPDHLICGVSLSGLAAAYTVMQHPHAFSSALCQSGSFWWLADNAILFPSTSARFWLSVGTQEIETRVPHPPTGLFQRVSQIEGVEAAARSFESRGGTVHYNLYSGGHAFSSWREELAPALRWLVGSAGSSRC, from the coding sequence GTGGAAGAAACTCTCAATAACCTGCGCGAGTGGGGGCTGCGCGAGCGCGCGATTCTGGGAATCGCGCTGGTGGGTTCTCATGCCCGCGGCATGGCGCGACCGGAGTCCGACGTCGACCTGGTCATCCTGCTGGACGATCCACTGGCGCTCGCAGGCGACGCCGAGTGGATGACCCGGTTTGGAAGTGTCCGGCGTGTGAGCGACGAAGACTGGGGTCCGGTCAAAGCGAAGCGCGTCCACTACGCCGACGGCAAGGAGGTGGAGTTCGGTTTCGCCTCGCCCGCGTGGGCCGCGACAGAACCATGCGATGCCGGCACGCTGGGCGTGGTCAAGAGTGGCATCCGTGTCGTGTACGATCCCAAGGGTCTGTTCCGCAACCTGGCCATCGCGGCACGACCCGACCGGCCCGAGCGCCACGTTCTCCGAAGCACCTGCGGCCGATACGAGAGGCGGATCTGGTTCGTGCCCGGGATCGAAGACGGGCGGCACGAACTCGCGGTCTTCCTCGACGGTGAGTTCTACCTTCACGACATGGACTGCCTGCCCGTGATTCGCGAGTGCATGACGGCCGGAGGCGTTCTCTCGATGTCCTGCGTCTTCGTGTCGTTTCAGGACTCCGCGTCCAGGCACAAGGACTATACATGCAATGCGGATTACTCCAGATTCATCGCCGAAGACGTCGTGGCGTGGGCGAGGAAGCATGACGAGCGCATTACCAGCCCGGATCATCTGATTTGCGGCGTCAGCCTCAGTGGGCTCGCGGCCGCGTACACCGTGATGCAGCATCCGCACGCCTTCTCGTCCGCTCTCTGTCAATCCGGTTCGTTCTGGTGGCTCGCGGACAACGCGATATTGTTTCCCTCGACAAGCGCGAGGTTCTGGTTGAGCGTCGGCACGCAGGAGATCGAAACGCGGGTCCCTCATCCGCCAACGGGCCTCTTCCAGCGCGTCTCGCAGATCGAGGGCGTGGAAGCGGCGGCTCGGTCGTTCGAGTCACGAGGCGGCACGGTGCACTACAACCTGTATTCCGGTGGTCACGCTTTTTCCTCTTGGCGGGAAGAACTCGCGCCGGCGCTGCGCTGGCTCGTCGGCAGCGCAGGATCGTCGAGGTGTTGA